The sequence below is a genomic window from Haemophilus pittmaniae.
ATCCTCGCTTGCTTTATTGACTTTGGCGGCGACACAGGTTGCTTTAGCCGATCCGATGGGCGAATTACAAAGTCGTCTGAGTCAGGTAAATGTCTTAAGCGCGGATTTTAGCCAAACAGTGACAGCCGCCGGTGGAAAAAACGTGCAGCAAGGCAGTGGTAAGTTACAAATTAAACGCCCAAATTTATTCCGTATGGATACCAAATCCCCGCAGGAAACCCAAATTATTTCCGATGGTAAAACCTTATGGTATTACGATCCCTTTGTTCAACAGGTTACTGCGCAATGGGTGAAGGATGCGGTAAACAATACGCCTTTTGTATTGTTAACCAGTGATGATAAAAGCCATTGGGCACAATACGATGTTAGCCAACAGGCCGATTCTTTTACCCTTAAACCTAAAGCTAAAAACAGCAGTATCAAACAATTTGATATTCGGGTGGATGCCAACGGGGTGTTGAAAAACTTCAGCACCACAGAAAAAGATGGTCAAACCAATCTGTATGTGTTGCGTAATATCACCAACCAGGCTTTACCGGACAACCTATTCCAATTTGCCGTACCTAAGGGGGTTGAATTGGATGACCAGCGTAAAGGCAAAAAATAACTTCTTGTATTGGCACAGACTGGCTGTGCCATTTTTCTTTTATATGGCAGAACAATGACAAATCTTGGTTTTGATTTCAGCGATAACGAATTTCAACCTCTAGCCGCCCGCATGCGACCGAACGATCTCAGCAATTATTTCGGTCAAAGCCATTTATTGGCGCCGGGTAAACCCTTACGTCGGGCAATTGAAGCGGGCCATGTTCATTCCATGATTTTGTGGGGGCCTCCGGGAACCGGCAAAACGACCTTAGCAGAAATCATTGCCCATCGTATTAATGCCGATGTGGAGCGGATTTCAGCGGTTACCGGCGGGATTAAGGAAATTCGAGATGCAATTGAGCGCGCCAAGCAAAATCGCTTGGCCGGTCGACAAACCATTTTATTTGTGGATGAAGTGCACCGTTTTAATAAAAGCCAGCAAGATGCATTTTTACCGCATATTGAAGACGGTACCGTTATCTTTATTGGTGCGACGA
It includes:
- the lolA gene encoding outer membrane lipoprotein chaperone LolA gives rise to the protein MFKTLKKSSLALLTLAATQVALADPMGELQSRLSQVNVLSADFSQTVTAAGGKNVQQGSGKLQIKRPNLFRMDTKSPQETQIISDGKTLWYYDPFVQQVTAQWVKDAVNNTPFVLLTSDDKSHWAQYDVSQQADSFTLKPKAKNSSIKQFDIRVDANGVLKNFSTTEKDGQTNLYVLRNITNQALPDNLFQFAVPKGVELDDQRKGKK